CCTGTTTGCAATTACATCGTGTGTTAACGATTTGGACACTGTTCCAATTGATGAGGATGTAGTAACTTCGGAAACCGTTTACGAGGATGCGAACAACTACATTAATGTACTGGCAAAACTTTATGCAGGTTTAGCAGTAAGTGGCCAGCAGGGTCCTAGCGGAATGAACGACCTTAGTGGTTTGGATGAAGGTTTCGGACAATACCTGCGTGCTTTGTGGTATGCACAACAACTAACAACCGACGAAGCGGTTATTGGCTGGAACGACGCTACCTTAAGAGACTTTCACGACATGGACTGGTCTTCAACCGATGGTTTTATCACCAATCTGTACTATCGTATTTTCTACCAGGTTTCGCTTTGCAACGAGTTTATTCGCGAAACTACACCTGAGAAACTGGATGGCAGAAATATTTCGGGTTCTATCAGAACAGACATTGAATTGTACCGCTCAGAAGCAAGATTCTTACGTGCTTTGAGTTACTACCATGCTGTAGATTTATTTGGTAGTGTACCATTTGTAACCGAAGAAGACAATGTTGGAGCTTTCTTTCCGGAGCAAATTTCAAGAGCTGACCTTTTTGCTTATGTTGAATCGGAATTATTGGCTGTTGAAAACGAATTATCGGCACCACGAAGTGTTGGTTATGGAAGAGCTGACCAGGCTGCAGTTTGGATGCTTTTGGCAAAATTATATTTGAATGCTGAAGTATATACCGGACAAGCAAAATACAGCGAAGCTGCTACTTATTCGGAAAAAGTAATTAATGCAGGTTACTCACTGGAATCGGATTATACACACTTATTTTTGGCCGATAATAACACTTCAAACGAGATTATTTTCCCAATCATTCAGGATGGAGCAAACATTCGTACCTGGGGTGGTACTACTTTCCTAGTACACGCGCCTGTAGGTGGATCAATGTCGCCGGCAGAATTTGGAATCGACGGCGGTTGGAGTGGTTTAAGAACGACTAAACAGTTTGTTGGTAAATTCCTCGATTTGGAAACTTTGGCACCAAAACTAAAAAGTGCAAAAGTTGATTATCCTGTTATTTATGTTCCCGGTGGATATCAGTCTGGTTCGGGTTACAGCGAAGGCGACTGGGCTCCGGATGTTGCACCAACACTGGGTTCTGTAAATTCAGACAGCAACTACGAGGGTTATATTTATTTTGCCGATGCAGCTGAATTTAAATTTACAGCTGGTCCGAACTGGGATTTAAACTGGGGCGACGACGGTGGCGACGGATCATTGGAACCCAATGGTGCAAACCTTTCGGTTGCTGAAGGAGGATACTACAAGCTAAATGTAAATACTGCCGACCTTACTTATTCTATCGCTAAAACCGATTGGGGAATTATTGGTTCTGCAACTGCAAATGGCTGGGATTCTGACCAGAACATGGAATTTGATGCTGAAACAAAAACATGGATTGCTGAACTGGACTTGTCGGCAGGTGAAATTAAATTCCGTGCCAACGACGATTGGGCAATCAATTACGGCGACGACGGAGCAGATGGCGTACTTGGAGCAGGTGCTGCAAACATTGCCATTGCCGAAGCAGGTAGCTATAAAATTACCATGAAACTGGAATCTCCTGATTATACGTACACCGTTGAGAAATTTAGTTCTGATAGCCGTGCCTTGTTCTACACCGAAGGACAAAATCTTGAAATTGAAGATCTTTTTGAATTTACTGAAGGATATGCAATTACCAAGTGGCGTAACATTACTTCAACAGGAGAAACAGGCGTTGACCTGACCCATCCCGACACAGACTTCCCAATGTTCCGTTTAGCCGATGCATACTTAATGTACGCCGAAGCTGTTGTGAGAGGTGGAGGAGGTAGCATGAGCAATGCAGTTTCGTACGTTAACGAGTTAAGAGAAAGAGCATATGGCGACGACTTTGGAAACATGACTGAAGCAGACCTTACTCTTGACTTCATTCTTGACGAACGCGCCCGCGAACTTTACTGGGAAGGACATCGTAGAAGTGACTTGATACGTTTTGGCAAATTTACCAGCTCAAATTACGTTTGGGCTTGGAAAGGAGCCGTTAAAGAAGGTGTAGGCGTTGACGACAAATACAAGTTGTTCCCGCTTCCTGCTTCGGATGTTGGTGCCAATCCAAATCTGACTCAGACTACCGGATATTAATCAAAAGCAAAATTATTTAAGATGAAAAAGATAAATTATATATTAAGTACGATCATCATTCTGCTTGTTTTCGCCTCTTGCGAAAAAGAAGTATTTGAGCCTGTGGTTGGTGTTTACACTCCTCCTGCAATGGAAGATGTTTCAGGAACGTATGTGTTTTCTGAAGACATTGCTGACGATGTATTTAAAACCTTCAGCTGGACCGATGCAGATTTTGGTTTTCAATCGGCAACTACCTACAAAGTACAACTTGACTTTGCCGGTAACGATTTTGCCACTGCTGTTGATTTAATTACAACTACCGAAAAATCGGCAAGTATTACTGTGGGTGCCCTCAATCAGAAATTGTTGGCCATGGGAGCAAAAACCAATGTTCCTTCCGATTTCGAAGTACGTGTAACTGCCGAAGTAAGCGACTATGTTCAAACACTGGCATCAAACGCTCCGGTAATGAACATTCTTCCTTACAAAGTGGTGATTATTTACCCATCGTTGTACTTGCCCGGAAACTACCAGGCAGCCAGCGGATACGAATCAGACTGGAGCCCGGACAAGGCTCAGCAGGTTTATTCGATTAAACAAAACGAAAAATACGAAGGTTATGTGAATATGGTTGGCGACGGTATAATGTTCAAATTTACCGACGAACCAAACTGGGATTTAAACTGGGGTGACACTGACGCAGACGGAACATTGGATGTAAACGGAACTGACATTTCTATTCCAACCGCCGGTTACTACCGTATTAAAGCCGATATTAATGCTTTAACCTACTCGTTCGAAAAAACAGATTGGGGATTGATTGGTGATGCAACTCCTGATGGCTGGGATGCTGACCAAAACATGACTTACAGTATGGATACCAAAACTTGGACGGTTACTGTTGATTTGGTTGCCGGTACCATTAAATTCCGTGCCAACGACGATTGGGCATTAAATTACGGTGATACCGGATTTGATGGAACTCTTGACGAAGGTGGAGATAATATTCCGATTGATGAAGCTGGAAATTATACGATTGTTTTAAATCTTGAAGCACCTGGTTTTGCTTACGAGATTATTAAAAATTAAGTTTAGTTAGATTCTGTAAAGGGTTGCCGGATTACATTTGGCAACCCTTTCTTTTTAAAACCTTTACTATGCTCACACGATTTTCTTTTTTAGTATTGATGATTGCCGCAAGCTTTATAAGCCGTGCGCAAATTACAACCGTCCCTGAATTTCCGGTAGCTTCTGAAGAAATTACCATAACGTTTAATTCGGCCGAAGAAAACAGGCTGGGCTATTTTACAGGAGATCTGTACGCACATACCGGTTTAATTACCGAAGAGAGCACTTCGGATTCCGACTGGCAATACGTAATTGAAGGATGGGGAAACAATACCACACAACCCAAACTAACCAATAAGGGAAATGGAATTTACGAGTTGGTTGTAAGTCCGGATATTGCAACATTTTATTCCGTTACTTCAGGAGAAAAAGTACTTAAAATAGCCTTGGTTTTTAGGTCGGCCGATGCAAGCCAGCAAACCGATAATTTATACGTTGACATTTACCAAGGAGGATTAGTGGTTGACATCACCGAGCCGGCCGGAAGTTCAATACTCAAACTAAATACTGCAACAACCTTAACCGCTCGTTCTTCGGTTTCGGCAGCATTAAAATTAAGCATTAACGAAACAATTCTGACAGAAAATACCGGAATCGAAATTACCACAAGCCACACGTTTAGCGAGTCGGGAACCTATTGGTTAATTGCCGAAGCTACCGCAAACGGAGAAACCGTTTTTGATTCGATGGAGATTTTTGTACGCAACGAAGTAAGCATCGAACCAAAACCGGCGAATTACAAAAAAGGTATTAACTACACCGACGATACTTCGGCTGCACTTGTATTATGGGCTCCGTTAAAAGAATTTGTATACGTAATTGGAGACTTTAACAACTGGGAAATTTCGGACGACTACCTGATGAAAAAAGACGGCGATTACTTTTGGCTCGATCTTTCAGGACTAGAAAAAGGGAAAGAATATATTTTTCAGTATTACATTGACGGTAGCATTAAAATTGCAGATCCTTACACCGAAAAAATTGTGGATCCGTGGAACGACCAGTACATTCCCGAAGAGGTGTATCCCGGATTAATCGCCTATCCAACAGGTAAAACAGAAGGTATTGCTTCGGTACTTCAAACAGCCCAGGAAGAATACAGTTGGCAGGTAAGCGATTTTCAGAAACCGGACAAAAACAAACTGGCCATTTACGAATTGCTGGTGCGCGATTTTACTACTGCCCAGTCGTACCAGGGCGTAATTGATGAACTGGATTACCTGGAAGATTTGCGCATAAATGTTTTGGAATTAATGCCGGTGAACGAGTTCGAAGGCAACAACAGCTGGGGATATAATCCGGCTTTCTATTTTGCTCCCGACAAATATTACGGCCCAAAAAACAAACTAAAAGAATTAATTGACGAATGCCACAAAAGAGGCATTGCAGTTGTCATCGACATGGTACTAAATCACAGTTACGGTCAAAGTCCGTTTGTGCAAATGTACATGGACAACTGGACCATTTTGCCTGAAAACCCATGGTACAATGTCTCGTCGCCAAACCCGGTTTATTCTTGGGGATATGATTTTAACCATGAAGCCGATGTTGTAAAGGAATTGGTTGACAGTGTAAACAGTTTCTGGATTAACGAATATAAAATTGATGGTTTCCGTTTCGACTTTACCAAAGGATTTACTCAAACTCCCGGCGATGGCTGGGCTTACGATGCTTCAAGAATTGCTATTCTGGAACGAATGGCAAACGAAATTTGGAAACGCAACTCTGAAACGTTTGTAATACTTGAACACCTGGCACACAACGACGAAGAAACCGAGCTGGCCAATTCAGGAATAATGCTTTGGGGAAACATGCATGGAAGCTACCAGAATGCCGCTGCCGGAAACACTGGCGAATCGGATTTAAGTTGGGCCCTGTACGACGAAAGAGGATGGAACGAGCCTAATTTGGTTTCTTATCCCGAAAGCCACGATGAAGAACGAATTATGTACACCATAAAGAACAGTGGCCTTTCAAACGATGATTACAACATTAGAAACCAAACAACTGCTCTGCAACGAATTGAATTAAATTCACTGTTTCACTTGTTGTTACCGGGCCCGAAAATGATTTGGCAATTTGGTGAACGCGGATACGACTTGCCCATAAACCGTTGTGAAGACGGTTCGATAAATAATGACTGCCGTACTGCGCCAAAACCACCTTACTGGCAATATTTGAATAATCCCGACCGGGTTGAGTTGTTTCATGTTATGGCTAAATTAAATGAGCTTAAACAGCAATACGACGTATTTACTCCGGCCAATTTCACTTACGATTTAAGCAGTGCCGGAAAATGGTTTATTGCAAGCAACGAAAGCAATCACGCTATTGCTCTGGGTAATTTCGATATTGTTGAACACGATGTTTCTGTTACCTTCCCTGAAACAGGTAAATATTACGAGTTCTTTACACAAGATTCCATTGAAATTGGATCGACAAACCAGGCAATTACATTGCAAGCCGGTGAATATAAATTGTACTCTACACAAAAGTTTGACGAACCGGATGTAACTACTGATTTGGAAGCTGTTTCGGCTAAGAAAAATACGGTTTCTATGTACCCTAATCCAGCCCATTCTATTCTGAATTTCTCTTCTGATGTAAACATTGATCGGATTGAAATTTATTCCTTAACTGGAAAACTGCTGCTTGTAGACAACGAGCCGGCCAATCAAAAACAAGTAAATATCGACTCTTTTGTATCCGGAATTTATTTGGTACGAACCATTCAGGGAAAAAATGTAGCAACACAAAAAGTTGTTGTGAAATAATCAATCAATTCCAAAATATAAAAATCCGGTTCAACTTATGATGAGCCGGATTTTTTTTGTCGGTTATTTTACAATACTATATTGGATTGATAGACACAAAGCAATCAACATACAAATTTTCATTGTTCATTCAACAACAAAAAGATTAGATAAAAAATTGAGAAGGATTTCTCCACTAAAAGTGCGGTATTTGTTACCTATTTTTGAGAAAGCGATTCTGTTGAACGACTTCGGCTAAACAGATCGAGATCATACGAGAACATAATTTCGTGCGATCCGTTGTTAAAACCGTTTAATTCAGAAATGGTTAAATCGTATGAATAACCAATGGTCATTTTGGGCGAAGGTTTAAACTGGGCAATAATTCCATACGCATCGTTGAAACGGTAAAAAGCTCCAATCCAAACCCGTTCTCTAAAACCTGCCAGTGCAGTTAAATCAAAAGCAACCGGTGCATTTTGCACCCATTTTACCAGGGTACTTGTTTTTAGCTGGTAATCGGCATTCAAATCAAAGCGGTGACCTCCCACAAAATACACATGCATTTGCTGTTTGTTGATGTATTCTATCGAAAGATTTTCGCGGGTAATTTTATTCTCAATTAGTTTTGGCACCGAAAGCCCGAAATACGTGTCGTCGGAAAAGAGGTAAAAACCAACCCCAACATTGGGCAAAAAGTTTTCGTAAATATCGTTATCAAATATCGGATCAGGACTAATGGTTTCTAACTCGGTAAGGCTTGCACGATAAAAACTAACACCCCCTTTTAAACCCATTCCAAATGTAAATTTTTCGGAAACCGGCAACAAATAGGAATAGTCGAAATAGAGGCCGGTTTGTTTTAAAGGCCCTATTTTATCAGACATTATTGAAAAACCAATACCAATTTTTTTGTTTTCAACCGAAGTATTATAGGCAAACGAACGCGTTGCAGGTGCTCCATCAAACGACACCCACTGACTGCGTGCCACGAGCAAAACACTTCCTACTTCCTGCGAACCTGCATATCCGGGATTTACGACCAGTAAATTATCCATGTATTGCGTATACATCGGATCTTGCTGAGCAAAAGCAGATTTGCTGCCAGCCAAAGTAGCTAACAATACAAATACAAGAATCGCTATTTTTTTATTTAATCTCATTTACCTGTCAATATAAACCGAACCTGCAATTGGCTTTTCATCGTTTCCTAAATCCAGAACATAAAAATAGGTTCCGGTTGGCAAATCTTCGTTTCCTCCGCCGGTGGTCCATTTTCCATCCCAAAATTTCGGAGTAGTACTTATTCCATAATTTTTGGCTTCGTATACTTTTTTACCCCAGCGGTTTATCACTGTTAACGAATTGCCCTCGTAATATTCTATTCCTTTAATTTCGAAATAGTCGTTAACACCGTCGTTATTTGGAGTAAATGCTTCCGGAATAATAAAGTCAACCGGCGTAACAAAAACATACACATTTGCATTGTCGCATTTCGCTGCCAAATTGCAAATCTGGTACTCAAACACATCGTCTCCTATAAATCCTTGTTCAGGTGTGTAACTTATCGTATAATCATCATAATTTATGTATACACTACCATTTTGCGGATATTGAACAATACTTAGCGATGTTGGATCTAAATTTCCTTCCGGATCGGTATCGTTTGCCAACACCGGAATAGTAACAGCTGTTTGATAAGATGTTGTGTCGTAATCGTCGTTAGCGATTGGCGCATAAACAAAAGCACTTACCACAACTGAATCTATTGCCGAACATCCATACGCATCAAGTACGTCGAGATAATAAGTTCCGGCGCTGCTCACTATTGGATTAACGGTATTTTCACCGCTGACTATTACACCATTATTTGTTGTCCAGTTATACAATAGATTTTCACCATAACTGTCAGAACCATCAAGTATAGCAGTTTCACCTTGCTCAATAAGAAAATCATCGCCGGCATCAGCACCAATCTGTGCCACATTTATGGTAACTGTATCTTTTATTTCTGATCCGTTCAGAGTGGTTACAGTAAACACATAAGTTGTGGTTTCTCCGGGTGTAAATACCGGATTTGGAACCCTTGGATCATCAAGATTTGTTACCGGATTCCATGAATACGAATATTCATTGGAGCTTGGAAATACCTGGTTAAAAGCATAGGGCTGACAACTACCAATCAATGTATCGGGTCCGGCAAATACCGGAATTGTTGTAGGATCTTTTTCCTGTACCTCAATTGTTTGGGTAATTGTATCACCTAAACAGCCATTGCCATCAATCACACTTGCATACAAATTATATGTACCAATTCCACCATCCCACAAAATGTCTGCAACATCACCGTTTATGGTTTCCAGGTCTGTGCTGGTTCCGGCTGCCGGAATTACCCACCAGTTAAAAACAGCATTTTGCGCTTGTCCGTCTTGTAAAGTAAGCTGATAATTTCCGTACGAACCGTCCTTTACAAGCGTATCGGCGTAACTGAATTCCAACTTCGGAATGGCCCAAATGCTTCGTAAATGAACATCGCCTCCACTGGCAACGGGAATACTGCTCCCCTCTTTGTCTGCTGCTGAAAGTAGCTGAACAGAGACACTGGTTTCCTGCTGCAAATCAAGCGCAAACCACGACGAATCAACATTCAAGACCTGCTGCTGCCAAAAAATTTGTTGTGAAAACAATGTACTGTTGACTGTAAAATCAACATCAACCGGAAATTTAGCCTGATCGAGCGGAATACCACCGTCGTCCAGAATTCTTACCGGAATGCTAAAACTATTGTCCGAGTAATTGTAACAATCCGAACTTGAAGAAGAGTTAAAAGCAATGCTTCGATTATTACTGATAACACTTACTACCAGAGCTTTTCGGTTGGTACATCCGGTTTGATCGGTTTCGGTAACATCGAGGAAATACAAACCCGATTTGTACCAGCGAACACCAATCTGATAAACTCCGTTGTCCGAAGTAAATAAATAATCGTTGGGATTTGCCTCTGTATCGGGGCTAAAACCAACAAGAACTTTCCACGAGTAAGAACTACCCGTGTGGGCTTCTACAAAATGATTACTCTCGGCACCTTCATATACAACAATAGCCTCCTGGGCTGCCCCAAATTGGGCAGCCAGGAGGGTAAATATCATTATGAAAAATGCCTTAATTCTCACTTACAATTAGTTTGTACTTATACCAGAAGTATTTGGACGAGCAACATACTCAACGCCTTCGTTATTGGTATTGTCGCTTTCAATCGATCCTGTTCCACAAGCAACATCACCCAATGTTACAGTGGCAGAAAAATCTTGAGCATCGGCTGCACTTGAATTATCGTATTCTGTATTAT
The sequence above is a segment of the uncultured Draconibacterium sp. genome. Coding sequences within it:
- a CDS encoding RagB/SusD family nutrient uptake outer membrane protein → MIIKKFKYISIIVLATLFAITSCVNDLDTVPIDEDVVTSETVYEDANNYINVLAKLYAGLAVSGQQGPSGMNDLSGLDEGFGQYLRALWYAQQLTTDEAVIGWNDATLRDFHDMDWSSTDGFITNLYYRIFYQVSLCNEFIRETTPEKLDGRNISGSIRTDIELYRSEARFLRALSYYHAVDLFGSVPFVTEEDNVGAFFPEQISRADLFAYVESELLAVENELSAPRSVGYGRADQAAVWMLLAKLYLNAEVYTGQAKYSEAATYSEKVINAGYSLESDYTHLFLADNNTSNEIIFPIIQDGANIRTWGGTTFLVHAPVGGSMSPAEFGIDGGWSGLRTTKQFVGKFLDLETLAPKLKSAKVDYPVIYVPGGYQSGSGYSEGDWAPDVAPTLGSVNSDSNYEGYIYFADAAEFKFTAGPNWDLNWGDDGGDGSLEPNGANLSVAEGGYYKLNVNTADLTYSIAKTDWGIIGSATANGWDSDQNMEFDAETKTWIAELDLSAGEIKFRANDDWAINYGDDGADGVLGAGAANIAIAEAGSYKITMKLESPDYTYTVEKFSSDSRALFYTEGQNLEIEDLFEFTEGYAITKWRNITSTGETGVDLTHPDTDFPMFRLADAYLMYAEAVVRGGGGSMSNAVSYVNELRERAYGDDFGNMTEADLTLDFILDERARELYWEGHRRSDLIRFGKFTSSNYVWAWKGAVKEGVGVDDKYKLFPLPASDVGANPNLTQTTGY
- a CDS encoding SusE domain-containing protein; this encodes MKKINYILSTIIILLVFASCEKEVFEPVVGVYTPPAMEDVSGTYVFSEDIADDVFKTFSWTDADFGFQSATTYKVQLDFAGNDFATAVDLITTTEKSASITVGALNQKLLAMGAKTNVPSDFEVRVTAEVSDYVQTLASNAPVMNILPYKVVIIYPSLYLPGNYQAASGYESDWSPDKAQQVYSIKQNEKYEGYVNMVGDGIMFKFTDEPNWDLNWGDTDADGTLDVNGTDISIPTAGYYRIKADINALTYSFEKTDWGLIGDATPDGWDADQNMTYSMDTKTWTVTVDLVAGTIKFRANDDWALNYGDTGFDGTLDEGGDNIPIDEAGNYTIVLNLEAPGFAYEIIKN
- a CDS encoding alpha-amylase family glycosyl hydrolase: MLTRFSFLVLMIAASFISRAQITTVPEFPVASEEITITFNSAEENRLGYFTGDLYAHTGLITEESTSDSDWQYVIEGWGNNTTQPKLTNKGNGIYELVVSPDIATFYSVTSGEKVLKIALVFRSADASQQTDNLYVDIYQGGLVVDITEPAGSSILKLNTATTLTARSSVSAALKLSINETILTENTGIEITTSHTFSESGTYWLIAEATANGETVFDSMEIFVRNEVSIEPKPANYKKGINYTDDTSAALVLWAPLKEFVYVIGDFNNWEISDDYLMKKDGDYFWLDLSGLEKGKEYIFQYYIDGSIKIADPYTEKIVDPWNDQYIPEEVYPGLIAYPTGKTEGIASVLQTAQEEYSWQVSDFQKPDKNKLAIYELLVRDFTTAQSYQGVIDELDYLEDLRINVLELMPVNEFEGNNSWGYNPAFYFAPDKYYGPKNKLKELIDECHKRGIAVVIDMVLNHSYGQSPFVQMYMDNWTILPENPWYNVSSPNPVYSWGYDFNHEADVVKELVDSVNSFWINEYKIDGFRFDFTKGFTQTPGDGWAYDASRIAILERMANEIWKRNSETFVILEHLAHNDEETELANSGIMLWGNMHGSYQNAAAGNTGESDLSWALYDERGWNEPNLVSYPESHDEERIMYTIKNSGLSNDDYNIRNQTTALQRIELNSLFHLLLPGPKMIWQFGERGYDLPINRCEDGSINNDCRTAPKPPYWQYLNNPDRVELFHVMAKLNELKQQYDVFTPANFTYDLSSAGKWFIASNESNHAIALGNFDIVEHDVSVTFPETGKYYEFFTQDSIEIGSTNQAITLQAGEYKLYSTQKFDEPDVTTDLEAVSAKKNTVSMYPNPAHSILNFSSDVNIDRIEIYSLTGKLLLVDNEPANQKQVNIDSFVSGIYLVRTIQGKNVATQKVVVK
- a CDS encoding type IX secretion system membrane protein PorP/SprF: MRLNKKIAILVFVLLATLAGSKSAFAQQDPMYTQYMDNLLVVNPGYAGSQEVGSVLLVARSQWVSFDGAPATRSFAYNTSVENKKIGIGFSIMSDKIGPLKQTGLYFDYSYLLPVSEKFTFGMGLKGGVSFYRASLTELETISPDPIFDNDIYENFLPNVGVGFYLFSDDTYFGLSVPKLIENKITRENLSIEYINKQQMHVYFVGGHRFDLNADYQLKTSTLVKWVQNAPVAFDLTALAGFRERVWIGAFYRFNDAYGIIAQFKPSPKMTIGYSYDLTISELNGFNNGSHEIMFSYDLDLFSRSRSTESLSQK
- a CDS encoding gliding motility-associated C-terminal domain-containing protein, with amino-acid sequence MIFTLLAAQFGAAQEAIVVYEGAESNHFVEAHTGSSYSWKVLVGFSPDTEANPNDYLFTSDNGVYQIGVRWYKSGLYFLDVTETDQTGCTNRKALVVSVISNNRSIAFNSSSSSDCYNYSDNSFSIPVRILDDGGIPLDQAKFPVDVDFTVNSTLFSQQIFWQQQVLNVDSSWFALDLQQETSVSVQLLSAADKEGSSIPVASGGDVHLRSIWAIPKLEFSYADTLVKDGSYGNYQLTLQDGQAQNAVFNWWVIPAAGTSTDLETINGDVADILWDGGIGTYNLYASVIDGNGCLGDTITQTIEVQEKDPTTIPVFAGPDTLIGSCQPYAFNQVFPSSNEYSYSWNPVTNLDDPRVPNPVFTPGETTTYVFTVTTLNGSEIKDTVTINVAQIGADAGDDFLIEQGETAILDGSDSYGENLLYNWTTNNGVIVSGENTVNPIVSSAGTYYLDVLDAYGCSAIDSVVVSAFVYAPIANDDYDTTSYQTAVTIPVLANDTDPEGNLDPTSLSIVQYPQNGSVYINYDDYTISYTPEQGFIGDDVFEYQICNLAAKCDNANVYVFVTPVDFIIPEAFTPNNDGVNDYFEIKGIEYYEGNSLTVINRWGKKVYEAKNYGISTTPKFWDGKWTTGGGNEDLPTGTYFYVLDLGNDEKPIAGSVYIDR